From Amphiura filiformis chromosome 20, Afil_fr2py, whole genome shotgun sequence, a single genomic window includes:
- the LOC140142638 gene encoding LOW QUALITY PROTEIN: uncharacterized protein (The sequence of the model RefSeq protein was modified relative to this genomic sequence to represent the inferred CDS: inserted 2 bases in 2 codons; deleted 1 base in 1 codon) yields the protein MLFHQSLSCFYTIDCDNETGTTVQDEQAAANNTAPSPTQPDADAELSDNTDRTPSPTPVTRTKHNYHGNSDGNSDGNDSDHDDSYPSEDDEYEYPQSNERGLRREKRSGAESGSNNLDEYLNRTDTAVIYPEPVDDPDIEGDDGLEDGKPVDCPYCERTYKRLTSLKEHIKYRHEKTVNNFACPECNYCFAYKSQLERHMATHMPGRNQICDICNKAFVNIYRLQRHMLTHTSGNRKFKCSEXGKAFKYKHHLKEHLRIHSGXKPYECSVCKKRFSHSGSYSSHISSKKCSPVKENPQAFPRVSPAPVKVINGSLSPSIVVATTEDESRTAFADHTNNGAAYMTPLHIKIPAPDGTVESGKESEKSVKSQLTTPPNEAVKRVLEMVDATVTKQQQEGHNTDISKLKKTVSSKMTPQKSPKLISPVTANNGAKSPTIEQMTTESKIVLPTDIAKELSSSKLSMLYPNGSTPDKNYSIVDYTLRKVHEAQAIARCLESQHPGQLLSDKTGCKYCGKAFDSPIELHQHERYLCDFNEDVQKIKGQNSNLSKFYEYQKEVLASMKNGHDPRSVEVPPQVAKLFAKEMEAERERELARQVRAKSVSPRASSPRLQDERPISPRSLGASPIKRSLLLTTLERREEMEMEKQNGENNLDETQDQHMSEEESDCSDVGISDAQHQALRAFYAMQAHPSSDGIGKISLALNLSKDAVEIWFDKTRKLDEAGEDPSLRSLELMKQTFVRREPRSPHRSPSKQKHHLPSNPPSPSEALSPTRQSDTSVPSPTPPTQTETDSRNRQSRSPSPRSPVQQRPTVLQSTEKALSEYNIDRHTPPALIMASPKTQEATEALQQLRHAPRENGHSVLLSASNRVSPTSSPQPPVDRQTDDSPLDLSMPKKKAASSTSPGPPTSASSQMMYGYNFPSLYGMAGNYMFPGYPPAAPPSNLCLENTVKAHSKNKPPTNKSSHSNNNFLLKRPYTPDPPPVLAYLPYPNGYSPKRMKYAAESMEYLNGGGVYPVTLPITDAYMALSKGGYNPLQMNGMRDLAGYPAPGAAASLLKEGLHNGDSMSSISSDLSASMEGVIRSDSPGRTSASKERSLPLMDQPPRTNAGLYACTQCPKTFQKHSSLLRHVYEHSGKRPHDCTVCGKAFKHKHHLMEHSRLHSGEKPYQCDKCLKKFSHSGSYSQHMNHRYSYCRREDNAANNSRKGSSKADKAENGVGMATMEAVMKGLEMRKHEEKMSLLHRTMKTEVPISTPIEP from the exons tTCAAGATGAGCAGGCTGCAGCAAATAACACTGCACCAAGCCCTACCCAGCCTGATGCCGATGCTGAACTGAGCGACAACACCGATCGCACACCATCGCCCACTCCAGTAACACGTACCAAGCATAATTACCACGGTAACAGTGATGGAAACAGTGACGGTAACGATTCCGATCATGACGACAGCTACCCATCAGAAGATGACGAATACGAATACCCACAATCCAATGAGAGAGGTTTGAGAAGAGAGAAGCGGTCCGGCGCAGAATCGGGTTCGAATAATTTGGACGAGTATCTGAACAGAACTGATACAGCTGTTATCTACCCTGAACCAGTTGATGATCCTGATATTGAAG GTGACGATGGTTTAGAAGACGGCAAACCAGTAGACTGCCCTTACTGCGAGCGTACCTACAAGCGGCTCACTTCTCTGAAAGAACACATCAAGTACAGACATGAAAAGACAGTTAATAACTTTGCCTGCCCCGAGTGTAACTACTGTTTCGCATACAAGAGTCAGCTGGAACGGCACATGGCAACGCACATGCCCGGACGAAATCAGATTTGTGATATCTGCAACAAGGCATTTGTGAATATTTATCGGTTACAGAGGCATATGCTGACACACACAAGC GGAAATCGCAAGTTTAAGTGTAGCG AAGGGAAGGCGTTCAAGTATAAGCATCATCTCAAAGAACATCTGCGCATTCATAGCG AGAAACCATATGAGTGTTCTGTTTGCAAGAAGCGGTTTTCACACTCCGGGTCGTACAGCTCACATATATCCAGCAAAAAGTGTTCACCGGTCAAAGAGAACCCACAGGCTTTCCCTCGTGTTTCCCCAGCCCCAGTGAAAGTCATCAATGGGAGTCTGTCTCCCTCTATAGTTGTTGCTACGACAGAGGATGAATCTAGGACTGCATTTGCTGATCATACAAATAACGGTGCTGCATATATGACCCCATTGCATATAAAAATACCGGCACCTGACGGAACAGTGGAAAGTGGAAAAGAATCGGAAAAATCTGTGAAAAGTCAACTAACGACACCACCGAATGAAGCTGTGAAAAGGGTGCTTGAGATGGTAGATGCTACGGTGACTAAACAGCAGCAAGAAGGACACAATACGGATATATCAAAGCTGAAAAAGACAGTGAGTAGCAAAATGACACCACAAAAATCACCTAAACTTATCAGTCCTGTCACTGCCAACAATGGTGCTAAGTCTCCCACCATAGAACAAATGACAACAGAGAGCAAAATTGTACTGCCAACTGATATCGCAAAGGAGTTGTCTTCCAGTAAATTGTCTATGCTTTACCCCAACGGGTCGACGCCTGATAAAAACTATAGTATAGTTGACTATACACTACGCAAAGTGCACGAAGCTCAAGCAATCGCTAGGTGTTTAGAATCGCAGCATCCAGGACAGTTACTCTCTGATAAAACAGGATGCAAATATTGCGGAAAAGCTTTTGATAGTCCTATCGAGCTTCATCAGCATGAGAGATACCTCTGTGACTTTAATGAAGATGTGCAGAAGATCAAAGGTCAGAACTCAAATTTGAGCAAATTTTACGAGTATCAAAAGGAGGTGTTAGCGAGTATGAAAAACGGACATGATCCCAGGTCTGTGGAGGTTCCACCTCAGGTTGCAAAGTTGTTTGCAAAGGAAATGGAAGCGGAAAGAGAGCGGGAATTGGCGAGACAGGTGCGTGCAAAATCTGTATCACCAAGGGCATCATCACCTCGTCTACAAGATGAGAGACCCATCTCTCCAAGAAGCTTAGGAGCATCACCTATTAAGAGAAGTTTGCTGCTAACAACATTGGAAAGGAGGgaggagatggagatggagaaacAAAATGGAGAGAACAATTTAGATGAAACGCAAGATCAACACATGAGCGAAGAAGAAAGTGATTGCTCTGATGTTGGCATATCAGATGCCCAACATCAAGCATTGAGGGCGTTTTATGCCATGCAAGCCCATCCATCATCTGATGGCATTGGCAAGATCTCACTAGCCCTCAATCTTTCGAAAGACGCAGTTGAAATATGGTTTGATAAAACGAGGAAACTTGACGAAGCGGGAGAAGATCCATCATTGAGAAGTCTTGAGCTGATGAAGCAGACTTTTGTAAGACGCGAACCTCGCTCACCACATCGGTCCCcaagcaaacaaaaacatcatcTACCGTCAAATCCTCCGTCACCTTCTGAAGCACTGTCTCCTACAAGGCAAAGTGACACAAGTGTACCTAGCCCTACACCTCCCACGCAAACAGAGACTGATTCGCGCAACCGACAATCGCGATCACCTAGTCCGCGCTCACCAGTTCAACAGCGCCCGACTGTTTTACAAAGCACAGAAAAAGCTCTTTCTGAATACAATATTGATCGACATACACCACCTGCTTTGATCATGGCTTCCCCTAAGACGCAGGAAGCAACCGAAGCTTTACAGCAACTTCGACACGCACCTCGAGAAAACGGTCACTCCGTACTACTATCTGCCTCAAATCGCGTCTCTCCCACCAGCTCTCCTCAACCACCTGTTGATCGTCAAACAGATGACAGTCCATTAGACTTGTCCATGCCAAAGAAAAAAGCTGCATCTTCGACTTCTCCCGGTCCTCCTACCAGTGCATCCTCACAGATGATGTATGGGTACAACTTTCCATCTCTCTACGGCATGGCTGGGAACTACATGTTTCCAGGGTATCCGCCAGCTGCACCACCTTCAAACCTTTGCCTTGAAAATACTGTGAAAGCTCACTCAAAGAACAAACCTCCTACAAACAAAAGTAGCCATAGCAACAATAACTTTTTACTCAAAAGACCATACACTCCTGATCCACCACCTGTGCTTGCGTATCTACCGTATCCCAACGGCTACTCGCCAAAAAGGATGAAGTATGCTGCGGAGAGTATGGAGTATTTGAACGGCGGCGGGGTGTACCCGGTTACGTTACCAATCACAGATGCGTACATGGCTCTATCAAAAGGAGGCTACAACCCACTACAGATGAATGGTATGCGGGATTTGGCGGGGTATCCAGCTCCTGGGGCAGCTGCTTCTTTGCTTAAGGAAGGACTACATAATG GTGACAGTATGTCCAGTATATCCTCAGATCTTTCAGCATCTATGGAAGGTGTAATCAGAAGTGACTCGCCTGGAAGAACCAGTGCCAGCAAGGAACGAAGTCTACCATTGATGGACCAACCACCAAGGACCAATGCAGGCCTCTATGCCTGTACACAATGCCCAAAGACCTTTCAGAAGCACAGCTCACTGTTGAGACATGTCTACGAACATTCAG GGAAGCGCCCTCATGATTGCACAGTATGCGGCAAGGCTTTCAAACACAAGCATCACCTGATGGAACACTCACGTCTTCATAGTGgggagaaaccttatcagtgcgaCAAATGTCTCAAGAAATTCTCTCACTCTGGCTCGTATAGTCAACATATGAACCACCGCTATAGTTACTGTCGACGAGAAGACAATGCAGCAAATAATTCCAGAAAGGGATCATCGAAGGCAGATAAGGCTGAAAATGGGGTTGGCATGGCGACCATGGAAGCGGTAATGAAAGGTTTGGAGATGAGAAAACATGAAGAGAAGATGAGTTTGCTTCACAGGACTATGAAAACAGAAGTGCCTATTAGCACTCCCATTGAGCCTTAA